A window from Shimia isoporae encodes these proteins:
- a CDS encoding DUF2199 domain-containing protein, with translation MLLALDSRWRRFNDPDYVSQSGKSFTGVFDIGYDAPDIWPHAVPREADASEVEVGDDKLSADLCRLDGTRFVHCVLPLAIKGSDEVFNFGPWAAVEAELFYAYVDVATGASEGFVGGIAFLMNDLPGFESDDPIACQLIPGAEGQRPRLTALDGPLKSAQSNGISFDQLLDIYAHTGNDVRPHLNG, from the coding sequence ATGTTGCTGGCACTGGATAGCCGCTGGCGTCGTTTCAACGACCCCGACTATGTCTCACAATCAGGCAAGAGCTTTACCGGTGTATTTGACATCGGATACGACGCGCCGGACATATGGCCACATGCGGTACCGCGCGAAGCCGATGCGTCCGAGGTCGAGGTTGGGGACGACAAGCTTTCAGCCGATCTCTGCCGATTAGATGGCACTCGTTTTGTGCATTGCGTCCTGCCGCTAGCCATCAAGGGTAGCGACGAGGTTTTCAACTTCGGTCCATGGGCTGCAGTCGAAGCCGAGTTGTTTTATGCATACGTCGATGTGGCAACCGGCGCATCGGAGGGATTCGTTGGCGGGATTGCATTTTTGATGAATGACCTTCCTGGCTTCGAGTCTGACGATCCTATCGCTTGCCAATTGATCCCTGGCGCGGAGGGTCAGCGCCCTCGCCTCACTGCGCTGGATGGCCCGCTTAAGTCCGCGCAAAGCAACGGAATTTCCTTTGACCAACTGCTCGACATATATGCGCATACAGGCAACGACGTCCGTCCGCACCTGAATGGTTAA
- a CDS encoding paraquat-inducible protein A, which translates to MTNTLRLANLSLVILFPIAWFAPLMRAGVLPIFGLSEISVISGLQSLWKTDVALALLVTFFAIFAPYLKVIGIALIQFGLMRRKVLPALEILGKLAMADVFLIALYIVIVKGAGYVKVETGWGLYLFTACILASLAISHLTRKR; encoded by the coding sequence ATGACCAACACCCTGCGCCTCGCCAACCTCTCGCTTGTGATCCTCTTCCCCATCGCTTGGTTCGCCCCGCTAATGCGCGCAGGCGTATTGCCAATCTTTGGCCTTTCCGAAATTTCCGTCATTTCGGGCTTGCAGTCGCTCTGGAAAACTGATGTCGCCCTCGCGCTTCTCGTGACCTTCTTCGCGATCTTTGCACCTTACCTTAAGGTTATCGGAATTGCCTTGATCCAATTTGGCCTGATGCGCCGCAAGGTCCTCCCAGCATTGGAGATTCTCGGCAAGCTCGCCATGGCGGATGTCTTTCTGATCGCGCTTTATATCGTCATCGTCAAAGGCGCAGGCTACGTCAAAGTTGAAACCGGATGGGGACTTTACCTCTTCACAGCCTGCATTCTGGCGTCGCTCGCAATTAGCCATTTGACCCGCAAGCGGTAG
- the surE gene encoding 5'/3'-nucleotidase SurE — MRILVTNDDGINAPGLKVLEQIAHDVAGPEGEVWIVAPAFEQSGVGHCISYTHPTMIAKMGTRRFAAEGSPADCVLAGVHDVMKDTPPDLILSGVNRGNNSAENALYSGTLGAAIEGALQGIPSIAISQFLGPANYTADDPFEASAAYGADVVRKILDVAPANDAAYHLFYNVNVPPVLAADVKGIRVATQGLREGTRFSVEPHNSPSGRRFLWARGGNQQVATAPGSDAALNLEGYISVTPMRADFTAHDVLDALKGIE; from the coding sequence ATGCGCATTCTGGTGACCAATGACGACGGTATCAACGCCCCTGGACTCAAGGTTCTGGAGCAGATCGCTCATGACGTTGCAGGACCCGAAGGCGAAGTCTGGATTGTCGCCCCCGCCTTTGAACAATCCGGTGTTGGTCACTGCATCAGCTACACGCACCCGACAATGATCGCAAAGATGGGCACGCGCCGCTTTGCCGCCGAAGGAAGCCCCGCAGATTGTGTTCTTGCCGGCGTGCATGACGTGATGAAAGACACACCACCGGACCTAATTCTGTCCGGCGTGAATCGCGGCAACAATTCAGCCGAGAACGCGCTTTATTCCGGCACTTTAGGCGCGGCCATTGAAGGTGCGCTTCAAGGCATTCCTTCGATTGCAATCTCTCAATTTCTCGGTCCGGCAAACTACACAGCCGACGATCCATTCGAGGCTTCAGCAGCCTACGGTGCGGACGTGGTGCGAAAAATTCTCGACGTCGCCCCGGCCAACGACGCAGCCTATCACTTGTTTTATAATGTCAATGTCCCCCCGGTTCTGGCGGCTGATGTCAAAGGGATCCGCGTCGCAACTCAAGGTCTTCGTGAAGGCACACGGTTTTCTGTGGAACCGCACAACTCCCCGTCCGGGCGTCGCTTCCTTTGGGCCAGAGGTGGCAATCAACAGGTCGCCACCGCACCCGGTTCCGATGCGGCGCTGAACCTTGAGGGCTATATTTCAGTCACGCCTATGCGGGCCGATTTTACGGCCCATGATGTCCTGGACGCGCTGAAAGGCATCGAATGA
- a CDS encoding CvpA family protein: protein MEGFTIIDGVVAGVIIISALLAYSRGIVREAMAIAGWVAAAILAYMFAAQAQPLVKEIPILKDVIGDNCEMALGAAFFGVFALALIVVSFFTPVFSSIVQRSALGGVDQALGFLFGAARGALLVAVAFFVYETMFTSQSFAMVDDSRSAEVFGRLTAQVDDRDPAEAMVWLEDKLGELSAHCAN from the coding sequence ATGGAAGGCTTCACCATCATTGACGGCGTCGTGGCCGGCGTCATCATCATTTCGGCCTTGTTGGCCTATAGCCGTGGCATCGTCCGCGAAGCGATGGCCATTGCCGGCTGGGTCGCGGCCGCGATTCTGGCCTACATGTTTGCTGCGCAAGCGCAGCCTTTGGTCAAGGAAATCCCGATCCTGAAAGACGTGATCGGTGACAACTGCGAAATGGCCCTAGGCGCGGCGTTCTTCGGTGTTTTTGCCTTGGCCCTTATCGTTGTTTCATTCTTTACGCCGGTGTTTTCCTCTATCGTGCAACGCTCTGCACTTGGCGGTGTGGATCAGGCGCTTGGCTTTTTGTTTGGCGCTGCCCGCGGCGCATTGCTCGTTGCTGTGGCGTTTTTTGTTTACGAAACCATGTTTACCTCGCAGAGCTTCGCCATGGTTGACGACAGCCGTTCAGCAGAAGTTTTCGGCCGTCTGACCGCGCAGGTTGATGACCGTGATCCAGCGGAGGCAATGGTCTGGCTCGAAGACAAACTGGGAGAGCTTAGCGCGCATTGCGCGAACTAG
- a CDS encoding SDR family NAD(P)-dependent oxidoreductase — MTQKIALITGASRGLGAAFAEALCQKHHIVAVARTTGALEELDDRIQAKGGTATLAPMDVTNGDAMAQLCRSIHDRWGKVDLWVHTAIHGAPLTPTGHIDPKDWAKSVSINLDATGRLIPFLTPLLGEEGHAIFFDDPRGGQKFFGSYGATKAAQIALARSWQAETVSTGPRVTILNPQGMPTGTRARFFPGEPRETLVSAHDEARRLLEELGL, encoded by the coding sequence ATGACACAGAAGATTGCCCTCATTACCGGAGCTTCACGTGGCCTTGGCGCCGCTTTCGCAGAAGCCCTTTGTCAAAAACACCATATCGTAGCCGTCGCGCGCACCACAGGCGCGCTGGAGGAGCTTGATGATCGCATTCAAGCCAAAGGCGGTACAGCCACATTGGCGCCCATGGATGTCACCAACGGTGACGCCATGGCGCAACTGTGCCGGTCCATTCATGACCGTTGGGGCAAGGTTGATCTCTGGGTGCACACAGCCATTCATGGCGCGCCGCTGACACCGACCGGCCACATCGACCCAAAGGACTGGGCGAAGTCCGTTTCGATCAACCTCGACGCCACTGGACGCCTGATCCCGTTCCTGACGCCTCTTCTCGGCGAGGAGGGCCATGCCATTTTCTTCGATGACCCTCGTGGCGGCCAAAAATTCTTCGGGTCGTACGGTGCTACAAAAGCGGCGCAGATCGCCCTGGCCCGTAGTTGGCAGGCCGAGACAGTGTCCACGGGCCCCAGGGTGACCATCCTGAACCCACAGGGAATGCCAACTGGAACCCGCGCCCGCTTCTTCCCGGGAGAGCCTCGCGAGACACTGGTTAGCGCACATGACGAAGCCAGGCGTCTGCTTGAGGAACTAGGGCTCTAA
- a CDS encoding protein-L-isoaspartate(D-aspartate) O-methyltransferase, which translates to MTDQDALAERKMQFLFALRSKGVTDPAVLTAMEKVDRGPFVRGLFADRAYEDTPLPIACGQTISQPSVVGLMTQALEISPRDSVLEVGTGSGYQAAILSQLARRVYTVERHRRLVRESKQIFDALGLVNVTSFISDGSFGLPDQAPFDRIIVTAAAEDPPGPLLAQLKIGGIMVVPVGQSDAVQSLIRVRRTEAGFDYDELRSVRFVPLVEGIARETE; encoded by the coding sequence ATGACAGATCAGGACGCTCTCGCCGAACGCAAGATGCAGTTTCTCTTTGCGCTACGCTCTAAGGGCGTGACCGATCCGGCAGTTTTGACTGCGATGGAGAAAGTCGATCGTGGCCCTTTTGTTCGCGGGCTTTTTGCTGATCGCGCTTACGAAGATACACCGCTTCCCATCGCGTGTGGTCAGACGATTTCACAGCCTTCTGTGGTCGGCCTTATGACGCAAGCACTAGAAATATCGCCGCGCGACAGCGTGCTGGAAGTCGGAACCGGCTCGGGTTATCAGGCCGCTATTCTCAGCCAACTCGCACGCCGCGTTTACACGGTAGAACGTCACCGCCGCCTCGTACGTGAATCCAAACAAATCTTCGACGCGCTTGGGTTGGTCAATGTTACGTCTTTCATTTCAGACGGCAGTTTCGGTTTGCCAGATCAAGCGCCGTTTGATCGCATCATTGTAACTGCCGCCGCCGAGGATCCTCCGGGCCCCCTCTTGGCGCAACTCAAGATCGGCGGTATCATGGTGGTGCCCGTTGGGCAATCTGACGCGGTTCAAAGCCTGATCCGCGTACGCAGAACCGAGGCCGGGTTTGACTACGACGAATTACGATCCGTGCGATTTGTGCCTCTTGTTGAAGGCATTGCGCGGGAAACTGAATAA
- a CDS encoding LysM peptidoglycan-binding domain-containing M23 family metallopeptidase, whose protein sequence is MGNFPSLTFRTTGACLALAIVAGCSDGFDIDLRSDLGGGLDTTNAAQGAAAKRPQPDARGVISYPSYQVVVAKQGDTLNDVATRIGVDANQLGVYNGIKPDTALRAGEVLALPTRVAEPSAATNGGVDIASLAGGAIDRAQPDVETETLESAPAAAAPQTGVEPIQHKVKRGETAFTISRLYNVSVRALADWNGLDSDFTIRENQVLLIPPTDPESSKNAAAVAAGAVFTQPGQGSPTPTPPSSTKPLPKDTSAAAAKPPENNLGSSQSASKAAMSFPVDGKIVRPYSKGKNNGIDIAAKAGAPVKAAASGTVAAITTDGDNVKILVVRHPDNLMTVYYNVDDVKVAKGASVKRGQTMASLPAKDSFVHFEVRKGFDSVDPMPYLK, encoded by the coding sequence ATGGGCAACTTTCCTTCGCTGACATTCCGCACGACAGGCGCATGCCTTGCACTTGCGATAGTCGCCGGCTGTTCAGACGGGTTTGATATCGACCTGCGCAGCGATCTGGGAGGGGGGCTAGACACCACCAACGCAGCCCAAGGAGCCGCAGCCAAGCGCCCGCAACCGGACGCTCGTGGCGTGATCTCTTACCCAAGCTATCAAGTCGTCGTCGCAAAACAAGGCGACACACTGAATGACGTCGCCACGCGGATTGGAGTCGATGCAAACCAGCTGGGCGTCTACAACGGAATAAAACCCGACACCGCGCTGCGAGCAGGCGAAGTTCTGGCTTTGCCAACCCGCGTGGCAGAACCGTCTGCGGCCACAAACGGCGGTGTGGATATTGCCTCTTTGGCTGGCGGAGCCATTGATCGCGCCCAACCCGACGTTGAAACCGAAACACTGGAGAGCGCTCCGGCTGCAGCAGCTCCCCAAACCGGCGTCGAGCCCATTCAGCACAAGGTCAAGCGCGGTGAAACCGCTTTCACGATATCACGGCTTTACAACGTTTCTGTCCGCGCTCTGGCAGACTGGAACGGTTTGGACAGCGATTTCACAATTCGTGAGAACCAGGTTCTGTTGATCCCGCCAACCGATCCGGAAAGCTCAAAAAACGCAGCAGCGGTGGCTGCTGGCGCTGTGTTTACACAACCCGGACAGGGTTCTCCAACACCAACCCCACCCAGCTCAACCAAGCCTTTACCCAAAGACACTTCAGCTGCAGCAGCCAAGCCTCCAGAGAACAATCTCGGCAGCTCGCAGAGCGCTTCGAAAGCCGCGATGAGTTTCCCTGTGGATGGCAAAATTGTGCGCCCGTATTCTAAAGGCAAAAACAACGGCATCGACATTGCAGCGAAGGCCGGAGCCCCCGTAAAGGCCGCCGCAAGCGGCACCGTGGCGGCAATCACCACAGACGGGGACAACGTCAAAATTCTTGTCGTGCGTCATCCAGATAACTTGATGACTGTGTATTACAACGTAGATGACGTGAAAGTCGCCAAGGGTGCCAGCGTAAAACGCGGACAAACAATGGCGTCACTGCCCGCCAAAGACAGCTTTGTACACTTCGAGGTCCGCAAGGGATTTGACAGCGTTGATCCCATGCCCTACCTGAAATAG
- the purF gene encoding amidophosphoribosyltransferase, with protein sequence MCGILGIANRNDDVFAEIYDGLLMLQHRGQDASGVVTYTGGFFRERKANGLVKDVFQPTDAETLTGRVGMGHVRYPTAGSLSASEAQPFFVNAPYGIYLVHNGNITNTEAQREKVTGKYSRHLRTTSDSEILLNVLADKVADAIKVNGSSDAIRNIFAGVKMTMERVQGAYSVICLVAGVGMLAFRDPHGIRPLSVAKRQADGEGDDYAFASEDVAFGINGFDKLRDVKPGEALLVDLDGNLHEFQAVEGRLTPCIFEYVYLARPDSVLDGVSVYQSQIRMGKTLAKQIEKSGLEIDAVIPVPDSARPVALEVSNITGIRYREALVKNRYVGRTFIMPGQAERQKSVRRKLNAIPREMDGKNILLIDDSIVRGNTIKKIVQMCREAGAKKVYIASASPPVAYPNVYGIDMPTKHELIANGLSIEEIRQELGADALFYQKLEDLVWAAKEGNPDIEQFDCSCFDGNYITGGVTPEYLANLETSSRVSKKIEEAPTPGASWNGARLAEPTS encoded by the coding sequence ATGTGCGGAATTCTGGGGATCGCCAATCGCAATGATGACGTCTTTGCCGAGATTTATGACGGGCTCTTGATGCTCCAGCACCGTGGCCAGGACGCATCCGGCGTCGTGACCTACACCGGCGGCTTCTTCCGCGAACGCAAAGCCAACGGTCTGGTAAAGGACGTATTCCAGCCAACAGACGCAGAAACACTGACCGGCCGCGTCGGAATGGGACATGTCCGCTATCCTACGGCAGGCTCGCTGTCCGCCTCCGAGGCGCAGCCTTTCTTTGTGAACGCGCCTTATGGCATCTATCTTGTACACAACGGAAATATCACCAATACCGAAGCGCAACGCGAGAAGGTCACCGGCAAATACAGCCGCCACCTGCGCACCACATCGGACAGTGAAATTCTGCTAAACGTGCTAGCTGACAAGGTCGCGGATGCGATCAAGGTCAACGGTAGCAGCGATGCAATCCGAAATATTTTTGCTGGCGTGAAAATGACGATGGAACGTGTACAGGGCGCCTACTCGGTCATCTGTCTTGTTGCAGGCGTCGGAATGCTCGCATTCCGAGACCCGCACGGTATCCGCCCGCTTTCGGTCGCCAAACGTCAAGCTGACGGTGAGGGCGACGATTACGCTTTTGCATCGGAAGATGTTGCATTTGGAATCAACGGATTCGACAAACTCCGCGACGTGAAGCCCGGTGAGGCTTTGCTGGTCGATCTGGATGGAAACCTGCATGAATTCCAAGCAGTCGAGGGTCGATTGACGCCCTGCATCTTCGAATATGTCTACCTTGCGCGCCCGGACAGCGTGTTGGACGGCGTGTCCGTTTACCAATCCCAGATCCGCATGGGAAAAACGCTGGCCAAGCAGATCGAGAAAAGCGGCCTCGAAATCGATGCTGTAATCCCTGTCCCGGACAGCGCCCGCCCGGTTGCGTTGGAAGTGTCCAACATCACCGGTATTCGGTACCGAGAGGCTCTTGTTAAAAACCGTTATGTGGGCCGCACTTTTATCATGCCAGGACAGGCTGAACGTCAGAAGTCTGTCAGGCGAAAACTCAACGCTATTCCCCGCGAAATGGATGGCAAGAACATTCTCCTGATCGACGACTCTATTGTACGTGGAAACACCATCAAAAAGATCGTTCAAATGTGCCGCGAGGCTGGCGCAAAGAAAGTTTACATCGCTTCTGCATCTCCGCCCGTGGCCTATCCGAACGTATACGGCATTGATATGCCTACCAAACACGAACTGATTGCCAACGGCCTTTCTATCGAGGAAATCCGGCAGGAACTTGGAGCGGACGCCCTGTTTTATCAAAAACTCGAAGACCTCGTGTGGGCAGCCAAGGAAGGCAATCCTGATATCGAGCAGTTTGATTGTTCCTGCTTTGACGGCAACTACATTACCGGTGGCGTGACACCCGAATACCTCGCCAACCTCGAAACAAGCAGCCGTGTCAGCAAAAAGATCGAAGAGGCGCCGACGCCCGGTGCAAGCTGGAACGGCGCACGCCTCGCAGAACCCACCTCCTGA
- a CDS encoding pilus assembly protein PilZ has translation MSNKTPKHVADTATHKGVMKQRQRLTLIGVMGTPTSPRALLMTTSGRTIKVKLGDNTPGGKVAAIGTDTIVLQGGGRTTTLEIPR, from the coding sequence ATGTCTAACAAAACCCCCAAACATGTGGCCGACACAGCCACGCATAAGGGCGTAATGAAACAGCGCCAGCGTTTGACGCTGATTGGCGTAATGGGCACTCCCACATCGCCACGCGCCCTTCTGATGACAACCTCCGGCAGGACGATCAAGGTCAAGCTGGGGGACAACACACCGGGCGGCAAAGTCGCGGCCATCGGCACCGACACAATTGTCCTGCAGGGTGGCGGACGCACAACCACGCTGGAAATACCGCGCTAG
- the radA gene encoding DNA repair protein RadA produces the protein MAKSKTQFTCTACGATSSKWSGRCEACGEWNTIVEEAPFGAGPAGSSLGSAKGRTIELSDLSTEDRPTPRTVSGVKELDRVLGGGLVPASAILVGGDPGIGKSTLLLQAAARFARQGVKTIYVSGEEAAAQVRMRAQRLGLTQSPVMLAAETNLRDILTTLEAERPQLAIIDSIQTMWSDTVTSAPGSVSQVRAAAHELTAFAKRKGIAIILVGHVTKEGQIAGPRVVEHMVDTVLYFEGERGHQFRVLRAVKNRFGPADEIGVFEMTGRGLAEVGNPSALFLSDRGKPSPGSVVFAGIEGTRPVLVEFQALVAPSPNPQARRTVVGWDSGRLAMILAVLESRCGVPFAGLDVYLNVAGGMKVSEPAADLAVAAALVSAREDAALPADTVIFGEISLSGALRAVAQTENRLKEAQKLGFTTAIAPKGGKAPTVDGIALNRVGDLASFVGDVFGAGGDANN, from the coding sequence ATGGCAAAAAGCAAAACCCAGTTCACTTGCACTGCCTGCGGTGCAACCTCCTCCAAATGGTCGGGCCGTTGCGAAGCTTGCGGCGAATGGAACACCATCGTCGAAGAGGCTCCTTTCGGCGCGGGCCCCGCAGGATCGTCGCTTGGTTCTGCCAAGGGCCGTACCATCGAACTCAGCGACCTCAGCACCGAAGATCGCCCGACACCTCGCACGGTTTCCGGCGTCAAGGAACTCGACAGGGTTCTCGGCGGCGGACTAGTGCCTGCCTCTGCCATATTGGTTGGCGGAGACCCTGGTATCGGCAAGTCCACCCTTCTTTTGCAGGCGGCAGCTCGCTTTGCCCGTCAAGGTGTAAAAACCATCTACGTGAGCGGCGAAGAGGCGGCGGCCCAAGTGCGTATGCGTGCCCAACGCCTCGGTCTCACACAGTCTCCGGTTATGCTCGCTGCGGAAACCAACCTGCGTGATATCCTGACAACGCTGGAAGCCGAACGACCTCAGCTGGCGATCATCGACTCGATCCAGACGATGTGGTCCGACACTGTGACGTCTGCGCCAGGTTCTGTGTCGCAGGTGCGTGCAGCCGCACATGAGTTGACCGCCTTTGCCAAACGCAAAGGTATTGCAATCATTCTTGTGGGCCATGTCACCAAGGAAGGTCAGATAGCCGGCCCGCGCGTTGTGGAACACATGGTCGACACAGTGCTGTATTTCGAGGGAGAACGCGGGCACCAATTCCGCGTGTTGCGTGCCGTCAAAAACCGCTTCGGTCCAGCGGACGAAATAGGTGTCTTCGAAATGACCGGTCGCGGTCTAGCCGAAGTCGGTAATCCATCAGCCCTCTTTCTCTCGGATCGCGGCAAACCCAGTCCTGGCAGCGTCGTTTTTGCCGGTATTGAGGGTACACGCCCAGTTCTCGTCGAGTTTCAGGCGTTGGTGGCCCCAAGTCCCAATCCGCAAGCCCGCCGCACGGTTGTCGGCTGGGACAGCGGACGTCTGGCGATGATTCTTGCCGTCCTTGAGTCGCGCTGCGGGGTTCCCTTCGCCGGTCTGGACGTTTACCTGAACGTCGCTGGCGGCATGAAAGTCTCCGAACCAGCTGCCGACCTCGCCGTGGCCGCCGCACTCGTATCTGCGCGGGAAGACGCCGCACTGCCCGCAGACACCGTAATTTTTGGCGAAATCAGCCTTTCCGGCGCGTTAAGAGCGGTCGCCCAGACCGAAAATAGGTTGAAAGAAGCCCAAAAACTTGGTTTCACAACGGCAATCGCTCCGAAAGGCGGCAAGGCACCCACAGTCGACGGCATCGCCCTGAACCGTGTTGGAGACCTCGCAAGCTTTGTGGGAGACGTATTCGGAGCAGGCGGAGACGCCAACAATTGA
- a CDS encoding GlsB/YeaQ/YmgE family stress response membrane protein: protein MEAETALFSSLFSAIVIGGLAGWLAGKLVRGGGFGLIGNVILGIGGAFLANFALPLIGLGFGSGFLGSVISAMLGAAVVLIIIRLVKQV from the coding sequence ATGGAAGCCGAAACAGCCCTCTTTTCCAGCCTCTTCTCTGCCATCGTCATAGGTGGCCTTGCGGGTTGGCTAGCCGGCAAACTGGTCCGTGGAGGCGGCTTTGGGCTCATCGGAAACGTCATTCTTGGAATCGGGGGGGCCTTTTTGGCCAATTTTGCCTTGCCACTCATTGGTCTCGGCTTTGGTTCAGGCTTCTTGGGCTCTGTGATTTCCGCAATGCTTGGTGCGGCTGTTGTCCTGATCATCATACGGCTGGTCAAACAAGTCTAG
- a CDS encoding TAXI family TRAP transporter solute-binding subunit → MRLWLTLVAATFLLALGLVFLLLLPPKALVMAAGPENGAYARVAALYKEILARDGIELDIRYTNGSVDNRDLLENGEVDVALLQGGIPISKDTAEAIGGLFYEPMLFLVRAQTDVPRNPAHWKGLRITAGQPGSGTAAAFADFQEAVELTPDDNEILSLPYTDAVSALREGTVDVAVFVTTVDAPYLEQAFKAPDLSFLPLVYLDAISRRLDYTTIATVPSGAISLESVIPPAPQKVLALEARLAMVPDLHPALINRLTMAAKELHAKRDIITGRHFFPTIEGTGMSVNSVSRQLIQEGPSTWHDLLPYWMAAQVNRLLLLTLPILLFVVPLFRVLPSLYAYFMGWRVWQHYPLIRQIEDELALQPSPEELAEMDRQLVEMDERIARLGLPAAYRQAAYHARMHIDLVRKRIHDRQVNVT, encoded by the coding sequence ATGCGTTTGTGGCTAACACTGGTCGCGGCAACATTTCTTTTGGCATTGGGGTTGGTGTTTCTTTTGCTACTCCCCCCGAAAGCCCTTGTAATGGCCGCCGGACCGGAAAACGGCGCCTACGCCCGCGTGGCAGCGCTGTATAAGGAAATTCTGGCTCGAGACGGAATTGAGTTGGACATTCGCTACACGAATGGCTCCGTCGACAACAGGGATTTACTTGAGAACGGCGAGGTCGACGTTGCCCTGCTTCAAGGAGGCATTCCGATTTCCAAAGACACCGCCGAAGCAATTGGGGGATTGTTTTATGAACCCATGCTGTTTTTGGTCCGTGCTCAGACCGACGTACCGCGGAATCCTGCCCACTGGAAAGGCCTTCGCATTACCGCCGGTCAACCGGGTTCCGGTACGGCCGCAGCCTTCGCCGACTTTCAGGAAGCAGTTGAACTAACCCCGGACGACAACGAAATCTTGTCCCTTCCCTACACGGACGCTGTGAGCGCACTGCGCGAAGGCACCGTTGATGTCGCCGTATTCGTAACCACGGTTGATGCTCCTTATTTGGAACAGGCGTTTAAAGCGCCGGATCTGTCCTTCTTGCCTCTGGTCTATCTGGATGCCATCTCTCGACGGCTAGACTACACGACCATCGCCACGGTCCCCAGTGGCGCGATTTCGCTAGAGAGCGTCATCCCACCGGCGCCGCAAAAGGTCCTGGCTCTCGAAGCCCGGTTAGCTATGGTGCCCGATCTGCACCCTGCACTGATTAATCGATTGACCATGGCCGCCAAGGAACTCCACGCAAAACGCGATATCATTACTGGTCGACATTTTTTCCCGACAATCGAAGGCACCGGTATGTCGGTGAACTCGGTATCCCGACAACTCATCCAGGAAGGCCCTTCCACCTGGCATGATCTTCTGCCCTACTGGATGGCCGCGCAGGTCAATCGCTTGCTGCTTCTAACTCTGCCGATCCTACTTTTTGTAGTTCCGCTGTTCCGTGTCCTCCCCTCCCTGTATGCCTACTTTATGGGATGGCGGGTCTGGCAGCACTATCCGCTCATCCGCCAGATTGAAGATGAACTGGCGCTGCAACCCAGCCCGGAAGAGCTTGCAGAGATGGACCGGCAACTGGTTGAAATGGACGAACGTATTGCGCGTCTTGGCCTACCCGCGGCCTATCGTCAGGCTGCATATCACGCCCGAATGCACATTGATCTTGTCCGCAAGCGCATACACGACCGCCAAGTTAACGTCACCTAA
- a CDS encoding ATP-binding protein: protein MSNTELTRIAEALERMAPAPAPAPEFEASDGFVWHVEPDRLEPVAEISRVEIGLLVGVDRSRDTLLQNTRQFAAGLPANNALLWGARGMGKSSLVKAVHAQILSEGLNLKIVELQREDLPSVARLLNLLRGREERFLLFCDDLSFSHDDQHYKSLKAVLDGGIEGRPENVVFYATSNRRHLMPRDMIENERSSSINPSEAVEEKVSLSDRFGLWLGFHPCTQDEYLAMIRGYCNAHGVDIDEDTLWAEAIEWQATRGARSGRVAWQYFVDLAGRRGVAIKA, encoded by the coding sequence ATGAGCAATACCGAATTGACCCGCATCGCAGAAGCGCTTGAACGCATGGCGCCCGCACCGGCGCCTGCACCAGAGTTTGAAGCTTCAGACGGGTTCGTCTGGCATGTGGAGCCAGACAGGCTTGAACCTGTGGCTGAGATCAGTCGCGTAGAAATTGGTTTGCTAGTCGGTGTGGACCGATCACGCGACACTCTTTTACAAAACACGCGTCAGTTCGCAGCTGGGCTACCAGCCAACAACGCCTTGCTGTGGGGCGCACGTGGGATGGGGAAGTCTTCTTTGGTGAAGGCAGTACACGCGCAGATATTGTCAGAGGGTCTGAACCTGAAAATTGTTGAACTGCAGCGTGAGGATTTGCCGTCCGTAGCGCGATTGCTCAACCTTCTACGTGGTCGGGAAGAGCGTTTTTTGTTGTTCTGTGACGACCTGAGCTTCAGCCACGATGATCAACATTACAAGTCGCTCAAAGCTGTTCTTGATGGTGGGATTGAAGGACGGCCAGAGAACGTGGTGTTTTATGCGACCTCCAACCGTCGTCACCTGATGCCGAGGGACATGATCGAAAACGAGCGGTCGAGTTCCATCAACCCATCCGAGGCGGTTGAGGAGAAAGTTTCTTTGTCAGATCGTTTTGGTCTCTGGCTTGGCTTTCATCCATGCACTCAGGATGAATACCTCGCCATGATCCGAGGCTATTGCAATGCGCATGGCGTGGACATCGATGAAGACACACTTTGGGCGGAGGCGATTGAATGGCAAGCCACCCGCGGCGCTCGCTCAGGGCGCGTGGCCTGGCAGTACTTTGTTGATTTGGCCGGGCGCAGAGGTGTCGCAATAAAAGCCTGA